A window from Mycobacterium botniense encodes these proteins:
- a CDS encoding class I SAM-dependent methyltransferase — MTRTDNDTWEITESVGATALGVAAARAAETESANPLIRDPFARVFLDTVGDGVWSWYEARELPAEVVAAEPDLPRRMRAMVDYFASRTAFFDSFFLDATNAGIRQAVILAAGLDARAWRLPWPDGVTVYELDQPRVLEFKSSTLRAHGAEPACTRVAVPVDLRQDWPTALRQAGFDASAPSAWSAEGLMPYLPAAAQELLFTRVHALTVTGSRVAVEALAPDFADPEARARRRQRMERIQALMANADPHRQVPRSDELWYFEERDDVGDWLRRHGWQVTVTPSAELMAGYGRRPPTEIEDAAPRNLFVSAQRAG; from the coding sequence GTGACAAGAACTGACAACGACACCTGGGAGATCACTGAGAGTGTGGGCGCGACGGCGCTGGGTGTGGCGGCGGCGCGCGCGGCAGAAACCGAAAGCGCCAACCCGCTGATCCGCGATCCGTTCGCCCGGGTGTTCCTCGACACCGTCGGCGACGGCGTGTGGAGCTGGTATGAGGCCCGCGAGCTGCCCGCCGAGGTCGTTGCCGCCGAACCCGACCTGCCGCGGCGCATGCGCGCGATGGTCGACTACTTCGCGTCGCGGACCGCCTTCTTCGACTCGTTTTTCCTCGACGCCACCAACGCCGGCATCCGGCAGGCGGTGATCTTGGCGGCGGGGCTGGATGCGCGGGCCTGGCGGCTGCCGTGGCCGGACGGTGTCACCGTCTACGAACTCGACCAACCCCGGGTGCTGGAGTTCAAATCATCGACATTGCGCGCCCACGGCGCCGAGCCGGCCTGCACGCGGGTCGCTGTCCCCGTGGACCTGCGCCAGGATTGGCCGACGGCGTTGCGGCAGGCCGGGTTCGACGCATCGGCGCCCAGTGCGTGGTCAGCGGAGGGGCTGATGCCGTATCTGCCGGCGGCGGCCCAGGAGCTGCTGTTCACCCGGGTGCACGCGCTGACCGTCACCGGCAGCCGCGTCGCGGTCGAGGCGCTGGCACCCGACTTCGCCGACCCCGAGGCCCGCGCGCGGCGCCGCCAGCGGATGGAGCGTATCCAGGCGTTGATGGCCAACGCCGACCCCCACCGTCAGGTTCCGCGCAGCGACGAGCTGTGGTACTTCGAGGAGCGCGACGACGTCGGTGACTGGTTGCGCCGGCACGGCTGGCAGGTGACGGTGACCCCGTCGGCGGAGCTGATGGCCGGCTACGGGCGACGACCGCCCACGGAGATCGAAGACGCCGCCCCGCGCAATCTGTTCGTCTCCGCGCAGCGGGCGGGGTAA
- a CDS encoding TVP38/TMEM64 family protein, producing the protein MVDTDGWVPQSRQRHIVRLAVFACALLGLFYLVAVQRVVDIGVVQHVVAASGPAAPLIYVLASAVLGALFVPGPVLAASSGLLFGPALGLAVTLAATVGTAVTASVVGRRGGRAGARALLGAARADRVDTLIERLGLWAVVGQRVIPGISDALASYAFGALGVPVWQMAVGAFIGSAPHAFVYTALGASIAERSGPLAYAAVAVWTVTAIVGAFAARRAYRNRRGRAGGGGHTGVH; encoded by the coding sequence ATGGTCGACACCGACGGTTGGGTACCGCAATCCCGGCAGCGCCACATCGTGCGGCTGGCCGTGTTCGCCTGTGCGCTGCTCGGGCTGTTCTACCTGGTGGCCGTCCAGAGGGTCGTCGACATCGGGGTGGTGCAGCACGTGGTCGCGGCGAGCGGGCCGGCGGCGCCGCTGATCTATGTGCTGGCCTCGGCCGTGCTCGGGGCGCTGTTCGTGCCGGGTCCGGTCCTGGCCGCCAGCAGCGGTCTGCTGTTCGGTCCGGCCCTGGGCCTCGCCGTGACGCTGGCCGCGACGGTGGGCACCGCTGTCACCGCGAGTGTGGTCGGCCGCCGGGGCGGCCGGGCCGGCGCGCGGGCCCTGCTGGGTGCGGCCCGCGCCGACCGCGTCGACACGCTGATCGAACGGCTCGGGCTGTGGGCGGTCGTGGGTCAGCGCGTGATTCCCGGCATCTCCGATGCGCTGGCCTCCTATGCGTTCGGGGCGTTGGGGGTTCCGGTGTGGCAGATGGCGGTCGGCGCGTTTATCGGTTCGGCGCCACATGCATTCGTCTACACCGCGCTGGGCGCTTCGATCGCTGAGCGCTCCGGGCCGTTGGCCTATGCGGCGGTAGCGGTGTGGACCGTGACCGCCATCGTCGGCGCGTTCGCTGCGCGGCGCGCCTACCGGAACCGGCGGGGCCGCGCCGGCGGTGGCGGGCACACCGGGGTGCACTGA
- a CDS encoding SEC-C domain-containing protein, producing MATTLDATATIAELLAEHGPLHLDDIAARLRQTGQAEPDPLLGEVLDEISCPARQLVDDRWVWLPALLSGRTFTHRLGAAEIAHDILTVTPDLDPISTLCEHEQYRRLADGSPARVVLEEFDGALLQQRGIPAGVIDPNGALLLAPGTLRGLGVAEGDLLGVRLDEQGLVVERVATPRHAAEVAARLAATLDGDEPVYFAAAVWTACAADPSLLREPAPPLGELVGEHALAQRGEWLAPAGFDFDRWFFERGCVALAERHDLDPDDAVALYTLLQIYDQLSLLIAAADADADEPPAETLAAAAEDMSRSQAEQILGLVGELGAVLAEPLLAEVLVAETVGTGRAGAAALGVFAGILEPRVPRAARVACRWLRAVALERIGDIEGAEGELLAAESLDPNWPLPLLDLARIASDRGDAERGLALLRRADAEPDHPLVELLELHRAEPRRDLGRNELCWCGSGRKYKKCHLGREQLPLTERAGWLYAKAIQHTLRSGWNDLLVEVGYERARYSADDPDALEAALGDPLVIDAVLFEGGAFAEFVAVRGSLLPDDERLLAEQWLLMQRSVFEVEQVRPGQGVTVRDVRTGDRHQVRERLGSRQLKAGQLVCTRVLPAGDSSRFFGGVEPVGLHQRDALIDLLDTGPDPVTLVAWLSRRFAPPALVNTEGDPLALCEASVRPADPVALLPLLDDTYDRVEGDRPPRWFEHVTTGGMQRIRANLALEDDTLRVETNSEMRMDRVLATLARLDPAMTVLEDSRRPIPTIRDAAKLAGQLPSSGADALEPDDPEVAAVVENLIRRYEAAWLDEPIPALAGHTPRQAADDPTRRGDLIKLLDTFPAGESARGGMDADRLRAALRL from the coding sequence ATGGCTACAACACTGGACGCGACCGCGACCATCGCCGAACTCCTGGCCGAGCACGGCCCCTTGCACCTAGACGATATCGCCGCGCGGCTGCGCCAAACCGGGCAAGCCGAACCGGATCCGCTGCTGGGTGAGGTTCTCGATGAAATCAGTTGTCCAGCACGGCAATTGGTTGACGATCGCTGGGTGTGGCTGCCGGCGCTGCTGAGCGGGCGCACCTTCACCCACCGGCTCGGCGCAGCCGAGATAGCCCACGACATCCTCACCGTGACCCCGGACCTGGATCCGATCAGCACGCTCTGCGAACACGAGCAGTACCGGCGGCTGGCCGACGGGTCGCCGGCGCGGGTCGTGCTCGAGGAGTTCGACGGCGCGCTGCTGCAGCAGCGCGGCATCCCGGCCGGGGTGATCGACCCGAACGGGGCGCTGCTGTTGGCGCCGGGCACGCTGCGCGGGTTGGGCGTGGCCGAGGGCGACCTGCTCGGGGTGCGGCTGGACGAGCAGGGACTGGTCGTCGAGCGGGTCGCCACGCCACGGCACGCGGCCGAGGTGGCCGCCCGGCTGGCGGCCACCCTCGACGGTGATGAGCCGGTGTATTTCGCTGCGGCCGTGTGGACGGCGTGCGCGGCAGACCCGAGCCTCTTGCGCGAGCCGGCGCCGCCGTTGGGTGAGCTCGTCGGCGAGCACGCTCTGGCGCAGCGCGGCGAGTGGCTGGCACCCGCCGGGTTCGATTTCGACCGGTGGTTTTTCGAACGCGGGTGTGTGGCGCTGGCCGAGCGCCACGATCTCGACCCCGATGACGCGGTTGCGCTGTACACGTTGCTGCAGATCTACGACCAGCTCTCGCTGCTGATCGCGGCCGCCGACGCGGACGCGGACGAGCCCCCCGCGGAAACGTTGGCCGCGGCTGCCGAGGACATGAGCAGGTCTCAGGCCGAGCAGATCCTGGGGCTGGTGGGTGAGCTCGGGGCCGTGCTGGCCGAACCGCTGCTGGCCGAAGTGTTGGTGGCCGAGACGGTCGGCACCGGCCGTGCCGGAGCGGCCGCGCTGGGCGTGTTCGCCGGGATCCTGGAGCCGCGGGTGCCCCGCGCGGCGCGGGTGGCGTGTCGCTGGCTGCGCGCAGTGGCGCTGGAACGCATCGGCGATATCGAGGGTGCCGAAGGTGAGCTGCTGGCGGCCGAGTCGCTGGATCCGAACTGGCCGCTGCCGCTATTGGATCTGGCCCGTATCGCGTCCGATCGCGGCGACGCCGAACGGGGGCTGGCGTTGCTGCGCCGCGCTGACGCCGAGCCGGACCACCCGTTGGTGGAGCTGCTGGAGCTGCATCGCGCCGAGCCGCGCCGCGACCTGGGCCGAAACGAGCTGTGCTGGTGCGGATCTGGGCGCAAGTACAAAAAATGCCATCTTGGGCGTGAGCAGCTTCCGCTGACCGAGCGGGCGGGCTGGCTGTATGCGAAGGCGATCCAGCACACGCTGCGCAGCGGCTGGAACGACCTGCTGGTCGAGGTGGGCTACGAACGTGCTCGCTACAGCGCGGATGATCCCGACGCGTTGGAGGCGGCGCTGGGTGATCCGCTGGTGATCGACGCGGTGCTGTTCGAGGGCGGCGCGTTCGCGGAGTTCGTGGCGGTGCGCGGGTCGCTGCTGCCCGACGACGAGCGGCTGCTGGCCGAGCAGTGGCTGCTGATGCAACGCTCGGTGTTCGAGGTCGAGCAGGTGCGGCCCGGGCAGGGTGTCACGGTGCGCGATGTGCGCACCGGAGACCGGCACCAGGTGCGGGAGCGGTTGGGCAGCCGTCAGCTCAAGGCCGGGCAGCTGGTCTGCACGCGGGTGCTGCCCGCCGGGGACAGCAGCCGGTTTTTCGGTGGGGTCGAACCGGTTGGGCTGCACCAACGCGACGCGTTGATCGATCTGCTCGACACCGGGCCGGACCCGGTGACACTGGTGGCATGGCTGAGCCGCCGGTTCGCCCCGCCGGCGCTGGTCAACACCGAGGGTGATCCGCTGGCGCTCTGCGAGGCCAGCGTGCGCCCCGCCGACCCGGTCGCCCTGCTGCCCCTACTCGACGACACCTACGACCGGGTCGAGGGTGATCGACCGCCGCGCTGGTTCGAACACGTCACGACCGGCGGCATGCAGCGGATCCGGGCCAACCTGGCGCTCGAGGATGACACGCTGCGGGTGGAAACCAACAGCGAAATGCGCATGGACCGGGTCCTGGCCACGCTGGCGCGCCTGGACCCCGCGATGACGGTGCTGGAGGATTCTCGGCGCCCGATCCCGACCATCCGCGACGCCGCCAAGCTGGCCGGACAGCTGCCGAGTAGCGGAGCGGACGCGCTCGAACCCGACGACCCCGAGGTGGCAGCAGTTGTCGAGAACCTCATCCGCCGCTACGAGGCCGCCTGGCTCGACGAGCCGATCCCCGCGCTCGCCGGCCACACCCCGCGGCAGGCCGCCGACGACCCCACCCGCCGCGGCGACCTGATCAAACTCCTGGACACCTTCCCCGCCGGCGAATCCGCGCGCGGCGGCATGGATGCCGATCGGCTGCGCGCCGCGCTGCGCCTGTAG
- a CDS encoding VOC family protein: MSDHEVKMIILSTDNLDESIKFYSETLGMPLKFRDGAHFAALDGGPVTLALATAVDHPIPGQVVVGIKTADVDAAAKAVEASGGGIAKGPYDDAHERRAVVYDNKGNGLVFYKPLNR, from the coding sequence GTGAGCGACCACGAAGTCAAGATGATCATCCTGTCCACGGACAACCTGGACGAGTCGATCAAGTTCTACAGCGAGACCCTGGGGATGCCGTTGAAGTTCCGCGATGGTGCCCACTTCGCCGCCCTCGACGGCGGGCCGGTCACCCTGGCGTTGGCGACGGCGGTGGACCACCCCATACCCGGGCAGGTTGTCGTGGGCATCAAAACCGCCGACGTGGACGCCGCGGCCAAAGCGGTCGAGGCCAGCGGCGGCGGCATCGCGAAGGGCCCCTACGACGACGCCCACGAACGCCGCGCCGTGGTCTACGACAACAAGGGCAACGGACTGGTGTTCTACAAACCGCTGAACCGCTAA